In Fibrobacter sp., the sequence ACCAGGGGAGCGCCCTTGGTCTGCGTGTGGAGGATGGAAAGCATTGCGAATGCTTCTGCAACGGACTTGCCGCGAACCAGGTCGACAACGCGACGCAGCTTGCGAACACCGTAGCGAACGTTTTTCACTTTAGCGACAGCTTGCATTATTTCTTGCCTCCAGCAGCTTCAGTCTTACGGTGGCCCTTGAATGTACGGGTCATAGAGAATTCACCGAGCTTGTGACCGACCATGTTTTCGGTAACATAAACCGGGATGAACTGCTTGCCGTTATAGACGGAGAAAGTGAGACCGACCATATCGGGAATGATGGTAGAACGACGAGACCAGGTCTTGATGGCCTGCTTCTTGTCGGAACCAGCCATTGCCTGAGCTTTGACGAGAACGTGGGAATCCACGAACGCACCTTTCTTAAGGGATCTGGACATGAATTAGGCCCTCTTCTGACGACGACGTACGATGAAACGATCGGTACGCTTATTGTTACGAGTTTTAGCACCCTTAGAGTTCTTACCCCAAGGAGAGCAGGGATGACGACCACCAGAGGTACGACCTTCACCACCACCAAGGGGGTGATCGACCGGGTTCATAACGACACCACGGACGGCCGGACGCTTACCGAGCCAACGAGAACGGCCAGCGGAACCAGAGGATTCATTCATGTGATCGATATTGGAAACCTGACCAACGGTAGCGAGGCAGTCTTCAGAGATGTAGCGAACTTCGCCACTCGGGAGACGAACC encodes:
- the rpsS gene encoding 30S ribosomal protein S19; the protein is MSRSLKKGAFVDSHVLVKAQAMAGSDKKQAIKTWSRRSTIIPDMVGLTFSVYNGKQFIPVYVTENMVGHKLGEFSMTRTFKGHRKTEAAGGKK